The following are from one region of the Arachis duranensis cultivar V14167 chromosome 10, aradu.V14167.gnm2.J7QH, whole genome shotgun sequence genome:
- the LOC107470137 gene encoding autophagy-related protein 18c: MLASGPPSRMGSSVSPSQGIFPPSNIGNSEFLNVGASSSFPPPELDMNKNDETDLLSVSWNQNSGCIAAGTSNGFRIYNCEPFKETFRRDLKSGGFKIVEMLFRCNILGLVGSVGNTHYPPNKVLIWDDHQSRCIGEFTFRSEVRGVKLRRDRIVVVLEHKIYIYNLMDLKLLHQIETLANPRGLCCLSHHSNTFVLACPGLCKGQVRVEHFGLNVTKLINAHDSQIACFTLSMDGLLLATASVKGTLIRIFNTMDGSRLQEVRRGADRAEINSMALSPNVQWLAASSDKGTVHLFNLRVRVFGEDTRPNSPRGPALVHQNSSTSLDPLVSPNTGANPNSSLSFMRGVLPKYFSSEWSFAQFHLSERTKFIVAFGSQSQNSVLIVGMDGSFYRCSFDPVRGGAMLQKEYVSFLKFQSRSTI, translated from the exons ATGCTGGCAAGTGGCCCCCCATCTCGTATGGGTTCATCTGTTTCTCCGTCTCAAGGAATATTTCCACCTTCGAATATTGGAAATAGTGAATTCCTTAATGTTGgggcctcttcttcttttcccccGCCTGAATTAGATATGAACAAAAATGATGAAACAGATTTACTCTCAGTATCATGGAATCAGAACAGTGGTTGTATTGCTGCTGGGACAAGTAATGGTTTTCGTATCTATAATTGTGAACCTTTCAAGGAAACTTTCAGGCGTGATTTAAAGAGTGGTGGTTTCAAAATTGTGGAGATGCTGTTCCGGTGCAATATTCTGGGACTTGTTGGTTCTGTAGGTAATACCCATTACCCACCCAATAAAGTTTTGATTTGGGATGATCATCAGAGCAGATGCATTGGTGAATTTACATTCAGATCTGAAGTTCGCGGAGTGAAGTTAAGACGTGATCGGATTGTAGTTGTCCTTGAGCACaagatatatatttataaccTTATGGATCTGAAGCTTCTTCACCAGATTGAGACTCTGGCAAATCCTAGGGGGTTGTGCTGTCTTTCTCACCATTCAAATACATTTGTTTTGGCTTGTCCAGGTCTTTGCAAAGGACAGGTTCGGGTTGAACATTTTGGACTAAATGTTACCAAATTAATCAATGCTCATGATTCTCAAATTGCTTGCTTCACTCTGTCAATGGATGGACTACTCCTTGCAACTGCTAGTGTAAAGGGCACTTTGATTAGAATCTTCAATACAATGGACGGGTCGCGATTACAAGAA GTGAGAAGAGGGGCGGATAGAGCTGAAATAAACAGTATGGCTCTGTCACCAAATGTGCAGTGGTTGGCAGCATCAAGTGACAAAGGAACTGTTCATTTATTCAACTTGAGAGTGAGAGTGTTTGGGGAGGATACTCGGCCAAACTCTCCCAGAGGGCCTGCTCTGGTCCATCAGAATTCTTCAACTTCTTTAGATCCCTTGGTTTCTCCAAATACCGGTGCCAATCCGAATTCATCATTATCTTTCATGAGAG GAGTTTTACCAAAATACTTTAGCTCAGAATGGTCATTTGCTCAGTTCCACTTGTCTGAACGCACAAAATTCATTGTGGCATTCGGATCGCAGTCTCAGAACAGTGTCCTAATTGTTGGCATGGATGGGAG TTTCTATAGGTGCAGTTTTGATCCGGTGCGTGGGGGTGCAATGTTGCAGAAGGAATATGTTAGTTTTCTAAAGTTTCAAAGTAGATCAACTATTTAG
- the LOC107470135 gene encoding uncharacterized protein LOC107470135 produces the protein MEALLCRKLGDPSLSLEDDNSPIIVSKNHPVPQLKSPTSVRVRIKATSLNFANYLQIQGKYQEKATLPFIPGSDYSGIVDAVGPKVSNFRVGDPVCSFAALGSFAEFIVVDENELFRVPEGCDLVAAGALAVAFGTSHVALVHRANLTSGQVLVVLGAAGGVGLAAVQIGKACGAIVIAVARGAEKVQILKTLGVDHVVDLVSENVIESVKEFLKARRLKGVDVLYDPVGGKLTKESMKLLKWGAQILIIGFASGEIPVIPANIALVKNWTVHGLYWGSYKIHRPAVLEDSLKDLLSWLARGLISIHISHSYRLSEANLAFSAIKDRKVIGKVMIVFDDKLTRSKL, from the exons ATGGAAGCTCTTTTGTGCAGAAAACTTGGTGATCCATCGTTATCTTTGGAAGACGATAACAGCCCAATAATTGTGTCCAAGAACCATCCAGTTCCTCAGTTGAAGTCTCCCACTTCTGTAAGAGTCAGAATCAAGGCTACGAGCTTGAATTTTGCAAATTACTTGCAGATCCAAGGTAAGTATCAGGAGAAGGCGACTTTGCCATTCATACCTGGATCCGATTACTCGGGAATCGTTGACGCCGTTGGCCCCAAAGTTTCGAACTTTCGTGTTGGGGACCCTGTTTGTTCCTTTGCTGCTCTTGGTTCATTCGCTGAGTTCATTGTTGTTGACGAGAACGAGTT GTTTCGTGTGCCAGAAGGTTGTGATCTTGTTGCTGCTGGAGCACTTGCTGTGGCATTTGGCACTTCTCATGTAGCACTTGTCCATAGAGCTAATTTAACCTCTGGTCAG GTGTTGGTGGTTTTGGGTGCAGCAGGAGGTGTAGGGCTTGCAGCTGTTCAAATTGGAAAAGCGTGTGGTGCCATTGTCATTGCTGTTGCTAG GGGAGCTGAAAAGGTGCAGATTTTGAAGACTCTTGGTGTTGATCATGTGGTGGACTTGGTCAGTGAAAATGTTATCGAGAGTGTGAAAGAGTTCCTTAAGGCTAGAAGGCTTAAAGGTGTTGATGTCCTCTATGACCCGGTTGGAGGCAAGCTTACGAAAGAAAGTATGAAACTTCTGAAATGGGGAGCTCAGATTCTCATAATTGGGTTTGCGAGCGGCGAAATTCCTGTCATCCCTGCTAACATAGCTCTTGTTAAG AATTGGACAGTTCATGGTCTTTATTGGGGTAGCTACAAGATACATCGCCCAGCTGTTCTTGAAGATTCTCTAAAAGACTTATTGTCTTGGTTGGCAAGAGGCTTGATTTCCATCCACATTTCTCATTCTTACCGCTTGTCAGAG GCCAACCTTGCGTTTTCTGCTATCAAAGATAGGAAAGTCATTGGGAAGGTGATGATTGTTTTTGATGACAAACTTACAAGATCTAAGCTGTGA
- the LOC107470127 gene encoding uncharacterized protein LOC107470127, whose product MTVTEYTNKFEELCRFSRICQGAEGSETLIRGSGKIAGKVLSALFDSRAMHSFIAFEKADELGLKIVVWDYDLKAYNITHESMKSVCFMPEDTEGPVVANSYYLNSMTVNYSGIECQGIMLLTASVLGDDQSLEQISVVCEFPEVFSDDIDEFPPNREVEFAIELVPGAGSISSAPYRMSPLEMAELKVQLEDLFDKRFI is encoded by the exons ATGACTGTTACTGAGTATACTAATAAGTTTGAAGAACTGTGCCGGTTTTCTCGTATTTGTCAAG GTGCTGAGGGGTCAGAGACACTGATCAGAGGTAGTGGTAAGATAGCCGGTAAAGTTTTAAGTGCACTGTTTGATTCTAGAGCaatgcattcattcattgcatttgagaaggCTGATGAATTAGGATTGAAAATAGTGGTCTGGGATTATGATTTAAAGGCATATAATATTACCCATGAATCTATG AAATCAGTGTGCTTTATGCCAGAGGATACAGAAGGGCCGGTTGTGGCGAATAGCTACTATTTGAACTCTATGACAGTAAAttattctgggattgaatgccAGGGTATCATGCTATTAACTGCGAGTGTTTTGGGTGATGATCAAAGTTTGGAGCAGATTTCGGTTGTTTGTGAGTTCCCAGAGGTGTTTTCGgatgatattgatgaatttccacctaaccgagaggttgaatTTGCAATTGAGTTGGTGCCTGGAGCCGGTTCGATCTcgagtgctccttataggatgtcacctcTAGAAATGGCCGAGTTGAAGGTTCAACTGGAAGATCTATTTGATAAACGCTTCATTTGA